The Fortiea contorta PCC 7126 genome has a segment encoding these proteins:
- a CDS encoding bestrophin family protein, whose amino-acid sequence MITERGQWFQTAIQIKGSVLSAIYQRVLWCGSFGVFVSLLHFLKLPVSQPILGSVIPSIVLGLLLVFRTNTAYERFWEGRKCWGSIVNNVRNLARQIWVSVDEISPEDREDKIQALRLLVAFAVTTKLHLRGESVDSEVEELVPTTMYLKLKTMNNPPLEVAFWIGDYLNLQHNRGYLNVYQLTAIQELLNNLVDNLGSCERILRTPMPLAYAIHLKQLLLLYCILLPFQMVQSLGWWTGLIVALVSFTLFGIEAIGLEIENPFGYDANDLPLDAICNTMKCNIEDLISLNPSVKYANTKHQINQF is encoded by the coding sequence ATGATCACAGAAAGAGGTCAATGGTTTCAAACAGCTATACAAATTAAAGGCTCAGTACTATCAGCAATATATCAACGGGTTTTGTGGTGTGGAAGTTTTGGTGTATTTGTTTCCCTACTGCACTTTTTAAAATTACCTGTTTCTCAACCTATTTTAGGAAGTGTAATTCCCAGTATTGTTTTAGGTTTACTATTAGTTTTCCGAACCAACACAGCGTATGAAAGATTTTGGGAAGGAAGAAAATGTTGGGGTTCTATAGTCAATAATGTCCGCAACTTAGCCAGACAAATCTGGGTATCTGTTGATGAAATTAGCCCAGAAGATAGAGAAGACAAAATTCAAGCACTGCGTTTATTAGTAGCGTTTGCTGTCACCACCAAATTGCACTTGCGAGGAGAATCGGTAGATAGTGAAGTAGAGGAATTAGTTCCCACCACTATGTATTTAAAACTCAAAACTATGAATAACCCTCCTCTAGAAGTAGCTTTCTGGATTGGAGATTATTTGAATTTGCAGCACAATCGCGGCTATTTAAATGTTTATCAATTAACAGCTATACAAGAATTATTGAATAATTTGGTAGATAATTTAGGTTCTTGCGAGAGAATTTTAAGAACACCAATGCCTCTAGCATATGCTATTCATTTGAAGCAATTGTTATTATTATATTGTATTTTATTGCCCTTTCAAATGGTGCAAAGTTTAGGTTGGTGGACAGGTTTGATTGTGGCGTTAGTAAGTTTTACTTTATTCGGCATTGAAGCCATTGGGCTAGAAATAGAAAATCCTTTCGGTTATGATGCCAATGATTTACCCTTGGATGCAATTTGTAACACAATGAAGTGTAATATTGAGGATTTAATCAGTCTTAATCCTAGTGTTAAATATGCAAATACAAAACATCAAATTAATCAATTTTAG
- a CDS encoding M42 family metallopeptidase: protein MWDYEQLFKIIAELVMHHSPSGVETEINQFLLQRFASLGVEVWRDKADNIIAKIPGKNPQKAIAITAHKDEIGAIVKTIGDAGRVEVRKLGGAFPWVYGEGVVDLLGDNETVSGVLSFGSRHVSHESPQKAQQEDTPVKWENAWIETKLTTVELEAAGIHPGTRMVIGKHRKHPIRLKDHIASYTLDNKASVAILLALAETVKQPEVDVYLVASAKEEVGAIGALFFTQNQTLDALIALEICPLSSEYPIEDGESPVVLAQDAYGIYDESLNRQLSQSAKHLDIPIQLAILNGFGSDASIAMKFGHVGRAACLAFPTQNTHGYEIAHLGAIANCITLLKAFCESKFDE, encoded by the coding sequence ATGTGGGATTACGAACAGTTATTTAAAATTATTGCAGAATTGGTGATGCACCATTCTCCTAGTGGTGTGGAAACAGAAATTAACCAATTTTTGTTACAGCGATTTGCTAGTCTGGGTGTAGAAGTGTGGCGCGACAAAGCTGACAATATCATAGCTAAGATCCCCGGCAAAAATCCTCAAAAAGCGATCGCCATCACCGCACACAAAGACGAAATTGGTGCAATTGTCAAGACTATTGGCGATGCAGGACGTGTAGAAGTCCGCAAACTCGGTGGCGCTTTTCCCTGGGTTTATGGCGAAGGTGTGGTTGATTTATTAGGAGACAACGAAACCGTCAGCGGTGTTTTAAGCTTTGGTTCCCGTCACGTTTCCCATGAATCACCGCAAAAAGCGCAACAGGAAGACACCCCCGTCAAATGGGAAAACGCCTGGATTGAAACCAAGCTGACCACTGTAGAACTAGAAGCAGCAGGCATTCATCCAGGAACTAGAATGGTAATTGGCAAGCATCGCAAACATCCCATCAGATTAAAAGACCATATTGCTAGTTACACCCTAGATAACAAAGCTTCTGTGGCGATTCTTCTAGCTTTAGCTGAAACTGTGAAACAGCCAGAAGTTGATGTTTATTTGGTAGCCTCAGCTAAAGAAGAAGTAGGCGCAATCGGGGCCTTATTTTTCACCCAAAACCAAACTTTAGATGCTTTAATTGCCTTAGAAATTTGTCCCCTATCCAGTGAATATCCAATTGAAGATGGGGAAAGTCCAGTTGTTCTCGCTCAAGACGCCTATGGGATTTACGACGAAAGCCTGAACCGACAACTAAGCCAATCAGCCAAGCATTTAGATATACCCATACAACTAGCAATATTGAATGGATTTGGTAGCGATGCTTCTATTGCGATGAAATTTGGTCATGTCGGGCGCGCTGCTTGTTTAGCATTTCCGACACAAAACACCCACGGTTATGAAATTGCTCATTTAGGAGCGATCGCTAACTGTATCACTTTATTAAAAGCTTTTTGTGAAAGCAAATTCGATGAATAA
- the ppk1 gene encoding polyphosphate kinase 1 yields the protein MTKAEKISKEIDLLDSQYYINRELSWLEFNRRVLHEALDNRTPLLERLKFTAIFSSNLDEYFMVRVAILKEQAKEQPNQRTADGRTIEQQLLAIYQLLDPMVIEQHRHFEQVLRPAMVSQGIHLINYIDTSPEQRHYLQELFTKQIFPVLTPLAVDPSHPFPLMANLSLNLAVLVEAPHTGEEKFARVKVPNILPRFIALRQELNIENGKINHWTGVAVEQVIAHNLAALFPGMTIKECHLFRLTRDADLELAEQEADDLLLAIQQELRKRNLGGSVVRLEIQASMPQSMRQMLITEMGLVESDVYEIEGLLNLKDLMSFMALPLPELKDPSWTPVIPPRLRHFYQQNKLTNLHDEDKSIFSVIQQKDLLVHHPYESFSSSVEQFIIQAARDPHVLAIKMTLYRTSGDSEIVSSLIAAAENGKQVAVLVELKARFDEENNINWANKLEKSGVHVVYGLVGLKTHTKIVLVVRQEGEEIRRYVHVGTGNYNPKTAKLYTDVGILSCREDLGADLTDLFNYLTGYSYQESYRKLLVSPVNMRDRIIALIEREIQHCHNGHKGQIIAKMNSLVDSRIIATLYKASQAGVQIDLIVRGVCCLRPGVIKVSENIRVISIIGRFLEHSRIFQYHNNGQTEVYIGSADWMPRNLDRRVEAVIPVEDTSIRQNLQKILEIMLTDNRQAWEMQSDGSYIQRRPHQDEPEHSSQNILMEMTQKSLSNK from the coding sequence ATGACTAAAGCTGAAAAGATTAGCAAAGAAATTGATTTACTAGACTCTCAATACTACATTAATCGAGAACTAAGCTGGCTAGAATTTAATCGGCGAGTCCTACATGAAGCCTTAGATAACCGCACTCCATTATTAGAAAGACTCAAATTCACCGCGATTTTCAGTTCTAATTTAGACGAATATTTTATGGTGCGTGTAGCGATTCTTAAAGAACAAGCGAAAGAACAGCCAAATCAACGCACAGCAGATGGACGCACAATAGAACAACAATTATTAGCGATTTATCAACTTCTAGACCCAATGGTGATTGAGCAACATCGTCATTTTGAACAAGTGCTGCGTCCAGCAATGGTGTCCCAGGGAATTCATTTGATAAATTACATTGATACTAGTCCAGAACAGCGCCATTATCTACAAGAACTATTTACAAAACAAATTTTTCCGGTGCTGACACCTTTAGCAGTTGATCCTAGCCATCCCTTCCCCTTAATGGCGAATCTCAGTCTCAATTTAGCAGTATTAGTCGAAGCGCCGCACACTGGAGAAGAAAAATTTGCCAGAGTTAAAGTCCCGAATATTCTCCCTCGATTTATCGCTTTACGTCAAGAATTGAACATAGAAAATGGCAAAATAAATCACTGGACTGGTGTAGCTGTAGAGCAGGTAATCGCCCACAATTTAGCAGCTTTATTTCCAGGGATGACGATTAAAGAATGTCATCTATTTCGCCTCACACGGGATGCAGATTTAGAATTAGCAGAACAAGAAGCTGATGATTTATTGTTAGCAATCCAGCAGGAATTACGCAAGCGCAATCTTGGCGGTTCTGTGGTAAGGTTAGAAATTCAAGCATCAATGCCGCAGTCGATGAGACAGATGTTAATTACAGAAATGGGACTGGTGGAAAGTGATGTTTATGAAATTGAAGGGTTGCTGAATTTAAAAGATTTAATGTCATTTATGGCATTACCTTTACCTGAATTAAAAGATCCGAGTTGGACGCCAGTAATTCCCCCACGTTTGCGCCATTTCTATCAACAGAATAAACTCACGAATTTGCATGATGAAGACAAGAGTATTTTTTCAGTAATTCAGCAGAAAGATTTGTTGGTACACCATCCTTATGAATCTTTTAGCAGTTCTGTAGAACAATTTATTATTCAAGCCGCCCGCGACCCTCATGTTCTAGCAATTAAGATGACGCTTTATCGTACTTCTGGAGACTCAGAAATTGTTAGTTCTCTGATTGCGGCTGCAGAGAATGGTAAACAAGTTGCTGTGCTTGTGGAATTAAAAGCTCGCTTTGACGAAGAGAATAACATTAATTGGGCGAATAAATTAGAAAAATCTGGTGTCCATGTAGTCTATGGATTGGTAGGATTAAAAACTCATACAAAAATTGTTTTAGTGGTGCGTCAAGAGGGAGAAGAAATCCGCCGTTATGTTCATGTAGGGACGGGAAATTATAATCCTAAAACAGCGAAGTTATATACTGATGTAGGAATATTGAGTTGCCGAGAAGATTTAGGAGCAGATTTAACAGATTTATTTAATTATTTGACTGGTTATTCCTACCAGGAATCTTACCGCAAATTATTAGTGTCACCTGTGAATATGCGCGATCGCATTATTGCACTAATAGAACGGGAAATTCAACACTGTCACAATGGTCACAAAGGTCAAATTATTGCCAAAATGAATTCTTTGGTTGATTCGCGGATTATTGCGACTCTTTATAAAGCCTCTCAAGCTGGAGTACAAATTGATTTGATTGTTCGGGGTGTTTGTTGTCTGCGTCCTGGAGTTATCAAAGTCAGCGAAAATATCCGCGTAATTAGCATCATTGGTCGTTTTCTAGAACACTCCCGCATCTTTCAATACCATAACAACGGTCAAACTGAAGTATACATTGGCAGTGCCGATTGGATGCCCCGCAACCTAGATCGTCGTGTGGAAGCTGTCATTCCAGTCGAAGATACAAGCATTAGGCAAAACTTACAAAAAATCCTGGAAATCATGTTGACAGATAATCGCCAAGCTTGGGAAATGCAGTCAGATGGTTCTTACATCCAACGTCGCCCCCATCAAGATGAACCAGAGCATAGTTCTCAAAATATTCTCATGGAAATGACACAAAAATCGTTAAGTAATAAATAG
- the malQ gene encoding 4-alpha-glucanotransferase: MPFPRSSGILLHPTSFPSRFGIGDLGLEAYRFIDFLKESYQQYWQVLPLGPTGYGNSPYMSYSAMAGNPLLISPEKLLDEGLLVAEDLANLPAFPAEKVDFGQVVPLKIDLLKKACENFKVKATPIQQKGFAGFCDTKAYWLDDYALFMALKDTQDGASWHTWEPEIANRSPEALDRVQRQLTGEIFYYKFTQYEFFRQWSELKSYANMRGVDIIGDIPIYVAHDSADVWANPEIFCLDEETGAAAQMAGVPPDYFSATGQLWGNPVYNWEELQNQDFKWWVQRFEAMLDYVDIIRIDHFRGFEAYWSVPQGEETAVNGEWVEAPGDAFFEVIRHKLGSLPIMAEDLGVITPGVEALRDKFEFPGMKILQFAFGSDPGNPFLPFNYCRNAVVYTGTHDNDTTIGWFNTASDWEKRNLELYLGCISPQGVHWDLIRLALSAIANQAIIPLQDILGLGNEARMNFPSTAEGNWEWRYYPEALRDEFSDRLKHLTTLFGRAPQTK, translated from the coding sequence ATGCCTTTTCCCAGATCCAGCGGCATTTTGCTGCATCCGACATCTTTTCCCAGCCGATTTGGCATTGGGGACTTAGGTTTAGAAGCTTATCGCTTTATTGATTTTCTCAAAGAAAGCTACCAACAGTATTGGCAAGTTTTACCTTTAGGCCCTACAGGTTATGGTAACTCCCCTTACATGTCCTACTCAGCAATGGCCGGTAATCCTTTGCTGATTAGCCCAGAAAAATTGCTGGATGAGGGTTTGCTAGTTGCGGAAGATTTAGCTAATTTACCAGCATTCCCTGCCGAAAAGGTGGATTTTGGGCAGGTTGTGCCTTTGAAAATCGATTTACTCAAAAAAGCCTGCGAAAATTTTAAGGTAAAGGCAACACCAATTCAGCAAAAGGGTTTTGCTGGTTTTTGTGACACCAAAGCCTACTGGCTAGATGATTATGCCCTGTTTATGGCGCTCAAAGACACTCAAGACGGTGCTAGCTGGCACACTTGGGAACCAGAAATCGCCAACCGATCGCCAGAAGCATTAGATCGGGTACAACGCCAGCTAACAGGGGAAATTTTCTACTATAAATTCACCCAATATGAATTTTTCCGGCAATGGTCGGAACTCAAAAGCTACGCGAACATGCGGGGTGTAGATATCATCGGTGATATCCCCATTTATGTAGCTCATGATAGCGCCGATGTGTGGGCAAATCCAGAGATTTTTTGTCTAGATGAAGAGACGGGAGCAGCCGCACAAATGGCGGGTGTGCCACCAGATTACTTTAGCGCCACCGGTCAACTGTGGGGAAACCCGGTTTATAACTGGGAAGAATTACAAAACCAAGACTTTAAGTGGTGGGTGCAGCGGTTTGAAGCCATGCTAGATTATGTCGATATTATCCGCATTGATCATTTCCGCGGCTTTGAAGCTTATTGGTCTGTACCGCAAGGTGAAGAAACCGCTGTCAATGGGGAATGGGTAGAAGCGCCTGGAGATGCTTTTTTTGAAGTAATTAGGCACAAATTGGGCAGTTTACCGATTATGGCTGAAGATTTAGGGGTGATTACGCCGGGAGTGGAAGCATTACGAGATAAGTTTGAATTTCCGGGGATGAAAATTTTGCAATTTGCTTTCGGTTCTGATCCTGGGAATCCATTTTTACCGTTCAATTACTGCAGAAATGCTGTAGTATATACAGGCACTCATGATAATGATACGACTATCGGCTGGTTTAATACAGCTAGTGATTGGGAGAAGCGCAATCTAGAATTATATTTGGGTTGTATTAGTCCTCAAGGTGTGCATTGGGATTTGATTCGACTGGCTTTGAGTGCGATCGCTAATCAGGCGATTATTCCCTTACAAGATATTTTGGGATTAGGAAACGAGGCGCGAATGAATTTTCCTAGCACTGCTGAGGGTAATTGGGAGTGGCGCTATTATCCAGAAGCTTTGAGAGATGAATTTAGCGATCGCCTCAAACATCTCACCACGCTTTTTGGACGCGCGCCCCAGACCAAATGA
- a CDS encoding TspO/MBR family protein, which produces MKARWIITAVSAALFFGGSLFTSLRDPWFQNLQRPNWLTFEFLIPFIWTFIWACLTISAIIVWERSAKQHSRPWGLMAIYAAIALLTSTYSPIVVELRSLTGGIIAGGLATLLVYILAFVIKPISQTASWLFLPYALWGPFGTYLTWLLLQLNTGVAR; this is translated from the coding sequence GTGAAAGCTAGATGGATCATTACAGCAGTTTCCGCAGCACTGTTCTTTGGTGGTAGCCTGTTCACATCGCTGCGCGACCCTTGGTTTCAAAACTTACAGCGTCCAAATTGGTTAACCTTTGAGTTCCTCATTCCCTTCATTTGGACTTTTATCTGGGCTTGTCTGACAATCTCTGCAATTATTGTCTGGGAGAGAAGCGCTAAACAACATTCGCGCCCCTGGGGGCTAATGGCTATTTATGCAGCGATCGCTCTACTAACCTCTACTTACAGCCCAATTGTAGTTGAACTCCGCAGCCTCACAGGGGGAATCATCGCCGGCGGATTGGCTACCCTCCTCGTCTATATTTTGGCATTTGTAATCAAACCAATTTCGCAAACAGCTTCCTGGTTATTTCTTCCCTATGCACTTTGGGGCCCCTTCGGTACTTATCTGACTTGGTTATTACTGCAGTTAAATACTGGTGTAGCTAGGTAA
- a CDS encoding NUDIX domain-containing protein: protein MTSNYRNPAPTVDIIIELIDRPHRPIVLIQRHNIPLGWAIPGGFVDYGEAVEVAAIREAAEETGLQVQLIEQFLVYSDPSRDPRQHTISIVFLATATGEPVAGDDAKGVGIFESWRVPHDLCFDHDRILRDYWHYRHYGIRPRLG, encoded by the coding sequence ATGACCAGTAATTACCGAAATCCAGCCCCAACAGTTGACATCATCATCGAATTAATTGACAGACCACATCGACCAATAGTGTTAATTCAGCGACATAATATTCCTTTAGGCTGGGCAATTCCCGGTGGTTTTGTTGATTATGGGGAAGCGGTGGAAGTGGCGGCTATTCGGGAAGCGGCGGAAGAAACGGGTTTGCAGGTGCAGTTGATTGAACAATTTTTGGTATACTCTGACCCTAGCCGTGATCCGCGTCAGCATACGATCAGTATTGTGTTTTTAGCGACGGCGACGGGTGAACCTGTGGCTGGGGATGACGCTAAAGGTGTGGGTATTTTTGAGTCTTGGCGTGTACCGCACGATTTATGTTTTGACCACGATCGCATTTTGCGCGATTATTGGCATTATCGGCATTATGGGATACGTCCTCGGTTGGGTTAA
- a CDS encoding CYTH domain-containing protein codes for MAKEIERKFLVKGDSWRELAKGSGYSQGYIATQKTATVRVRIVENQGYLTIKGPSINYSRSEFEYAIPIADAQEMLETLCDRPIIEKTRYKVEYGGVVWEIDEFAGVNQGLIIAEVELSDENQQIELPSWIGEEVSHDSRYFNSNLVKHPFSQW; via the coding sequence ATGGCAAAAGAAATAGAGCGCAAATTTTTAGTCAAAGGAGATAGCTGGAGAGAATTAGCCAAGGGTAGCGGATATTCTCAGGGATATATTGCTACTCAGAAAACAGCTACCGTCCGAGTCAGAATTGTAGAGAACCAAGGTTATCTGACGATTAAGGGGCCGAGTATCAATTATTCTCGCTCAGAGTTTGAGTATGCGATTCCCATCGCAGATGCTCAAGAAATGCTGGAGACATTGTGCGATCGCCCCATAATTGAAAAAACCCGATACAAAGTAGAATATGGTGGTGTAGTCTGGGAGATCGATGAATTTGCAGGTGTGAACCAAGGTTTAATCATCGCTGAAGTGGAACTGAGCGATGAAAATCAACAAATTGAACTACCAAGCTGGATTGGTGAAGAGGTTTCTCATGACTCTAGGTATTTCAACAGCAATTTAGTCAAGCATCCTTTTTCGCAATGGTAG
- the dnaK gene encoding molecular chaperone DnaK, translated as MGKVVGIDLGTTNSVVAVMEGGKPVVIANAEGMRTTPSVVGFSKEGERVVGQMARRQTVLNPQNTFFAVKRFIGRKYSELSPESKRVPYTIRKDEIGNIKIPCPRLSKDFSPEEISAMVLKKLADDASRYLGEPVTGAVITVPAYFNDSQRQATRDAGRIAGLEVLRILNEPTAASLAYGLDRGDTETILVFDLGGGTFDVSILEVGDGVFEVKATSGDTQLGGNDFDRKIVDWLAEQFLETEEVDLRRDRQALQRLMEAAEKAKIELSAVSVTDINLPFITATADGPKHLETRLTRAQFEGLCGDLVGRLRAPVKRALKDSGLSPADIEEVVLVGGSTRIPMVKQLVRDLIGDEPSENVNPDEVVAVGAAIQAGILAGELKDVLLLDVTPLSVGLETIGGLMKKLIPRNTTIPVRRSDIFSTSENNQNTVEIHVVQGEREMAVNNKSLGRFKLYGIPPAPRGIPQIQVSFDVDANGILQVTALDRTTGREQSITIQGASTLSEGEVNRMIQEAQKYAEVDRERKERVEKRTRSEALILQAERQLREVALEFGMQFARNRRQRIDNISRELRDSLKENDDRGIDQAYADLQDALYELNREVRQYYAEDEDDDLFGTIKEIFTGGDKERERDYPKETYRERDTYGRDYGRDANRDYGRDSNRDYGRDSNRDYGRDSNRDYGRDSNRDYGRDSNRDYGRDSRSSPSDNRSSRRERPSYQDNWDDDDDWL; from the coding sequence ATGGGCAAGGTAGTCGGCATCGACTTGGGTACAACCAACTCAGTAGTCGCCGTAATGGAGGGTGGCAAGCCGGTGGTGATTGCCAATGCAGAAGGAATGCGGACAACCCCCTCCGTTGTTGGCTTCAGCAAGGAAGGCGAAAGGGTGGTTGGGCAAATGGCACGACGACAAACCGTCCTTAACCCGCAAAATACCTTTTTTGCAGTTAAACGCTTCATTGGGCGGAAATATAGTGAACTCAGCCCAGAGTCAAAGCGCGTACCCTACACCATCCGCAAAGACGAAATCGGTAATATTAAAATTCCCTGTCCCCGTCTGAGTAAGGATTTTTCTCCTGAAGAAATTTCTGCAATGGTGCTGAAGAAATTGGCTGATGACGCCAGTCGCTATTTGGGCGAACCAGTGACAGGGGCAGTGATTACGGTTCCTGCTTATTTTAACGATTCTCAACGCCAAGCAACCCGCGACGCTGGCAGAATTGCCGGGTTAGAAGTGTTGCGGATTCTGAATGAACCGACCGCTGCGTCTTTGGCTTATGGATTAGATAGAGGCGATACGGAAACTATTTTGGTATTCGATTTAGGTGGTGGCACCTTTGACGTGTCGATTCTAGAAGTTGGTGATGGCGTATTTGAGGTAAAAGCCACTAGTGGAGATACGCAATTAGGCGGTAATGATTTTGACAGAAAAATTGTTGATTGGTTAGCAGAGCAATTTTTAGAGACAGAAGAAGTAGATTTAAGACGCGATCGCCAAGCTCTACAACGTTTAATGGAAGCAGCAGAAAAGGCTAAAATTGAACTTTCTGCGGTCAGCGTCACCGATATTAATTTACCCTTCATCACCGCGACGGCAGATGGGCCGAAACATCTAGAAACTCGCCTGACTCGCGCCCAATTTGAAGGTTTGTGTGGTGATTTAGTCGGGCGGTTACGCGCACCTGTGAAACGAGCGCTGAAAGATTCTGGACTCTCACCCGCAGACATTGAAGAGGTCGTGTTAGTCGGCGGTTCTACACGTATCCCGATGGTAAAACAACTGGTGCGCGACTTAATCGGTGACGAACCCAGCGAAAACGTCAATCCTGATGAAGTGGTAGCAGTAGGTGCCGCAATTCAAGCCGGGATTTTGGCGGGTGAACTCAAAGACGTGCTGTTATTGGATGTGACGCCTTTATCTGTGGGGTTAGAAACCATCGGCGGCTTGATGAAAAAACTCATTCCCCGCAATACTACTATCCCAGTCCGCCGTTCCGATATTTTTTCCACTTCCGAAAATAACCAAAACACTGTGGAAATTCACGTAGTCCAGGGCGAGCGGGAAATGGCGGTGAACAACAAATCCCTAGGGCGTTTCAAGCTATATGGCATTCCCCCAGCACCACGAGGTATCCCCCAAATTCAAGTATCATTTGATGTGGATGCCAACGGGATTTTACAGGTAACAGCCCTGGATAGAACCACTGGCAGAGAACAGAGTATCACCATTCAAGGCGCTTCGACTTTGAGTGAGGGTGAAGTGAATCGGATGATTCAAGAAGCCCAGAAATATGCTGAGGTTGACCGAGAACGCAAAGAACGGGTTGAAAAACGCACTCGCTCAGAAGCATTAATCTTGCAAGCAGAACGCCAACTGCGAGAAGTGGCGCTGGAATTTGGAATGCAATTCGCTCGTAACCGTCGCCAAAGAATTGATAATATTTCGCGGGAATTGCGGGATAGTCTCAAAGAAAACGACGATCGCGGTATTGACCAAGCCTACGCCGACCTGCAAGATGCTTTATATGAGCTAAATCGGGAAGTCCGCCAGTATTATGCTGAGGACGAAGATGATGACTTGTTTGGAACTATTAAAGAAATCTTTACTGGTGGTGACAAGGAACGAGAACGAGATTACCCCAAAGAAACCTATCGAGAACGCGATACCTACGGCAGAGATTATGGTAGGGACGCCAACAGAGATTATGGCAGAGACTCTAACAGAGATTACGGTAGAGACTCTAACAGAGATTACGGTAGAGACTCTAACAGAGATTATGGTAGAGACTCTAACAGAGATTATGGTAGAGACTCTAACAGAGATTACGGCAGAGATAGCCGCTCATCTCCCTCTGATAATCGTTCTTCCCGCCGAGAACGCCCTAGTTACCAGGACAACTGGGATGATGATGACGATTGGTTGTAA
- a CDS encoding DnaJ C-terminal domain-containing protein, protein MQNLQNFRDYYEILGVTKESTSEEIKKVYRRLARQYHPDLNPGNKEAEEKFKDIGEAYEVLSDPAKRSQYDQFSRYWKQKGFANKQTPKGKTWDNRSNSRNGTSEVDPSQFADFESFINQVIGVGSNKNPKNAGNTTTSDPFRTPKSRVEYTVPPTQPRPTRRDIEARLTLPLEKAYQGGNERIRLEDGRSLEVSMPPGMVTGQTIRLRNQGIGGGDLYLKITVEPHSLFKLEGANIFCQVPVTPSEAVLGGQVEAPTLDGLVKMSIPPGVRTGQRFRLANKGYPVENGKRGDQLVEIQIVTPKKISPEEQELYEKLRQIETFKPRADLLS, encoded by the coding sequence ATGCAAAATTTGCAGAATTTTCGAGATTATTACGAGATTTTGGGAGTAACGAAGGAATCCACCAGTGAGGAAATTAAAAAGGTTTATCGGCGGTTAGCAAGGCAATATCACCCTGATCTTAATCCAGGAAACAAGGAAGCCGAAGAAAAATTTAAGGACATCGGCGAGGCGTATGAGGTATTGTCTGATCCAGCTAAAAGATCGCAGTATGACCAATTTAGCCGCTATTGGAAGCAAAAAGGCTTTGCTAACAAACAGACCCCAAAAGGCAAAACCTGGGATAATCGCTCTAACAGTCGCAATGGCACCTCAGAAGTAGATCCTAGTCAATTTGCTGATTTTGAAAGCTTTATTAACCAAGTCATTGGTGTAGGTAGTAACAAAAACCCCAAGAATGCGGGTAACACCACCACCAGCGACCCATTTCGTACCCCCAAAAGCCGAGTTGAATACACAGTTCCCCCAACTCAACCGCGTCCCACACGCCGGGATATCGAAGCCAGATTGACTTTACCATTAGAAAAAGCTTATCAAGGTGGTAATGAAAGGATTCGTTTAGAAGATGGGCGATCGCTAGAAGTTAGTATGCCCCCAGGTATGGTTACAGGTCAAACAATTCGACTGCGAAACCAGGGTATCGGTGGCGGCGATTTATACCTAAAAATTACCGTAGAGCCGCATTCTTTATTTAAGCTTGAAGGCGCAAATATATTCTGTCAAGTACCAGTCACACCCTCGGAAGCAGTCTTAGGAGGACAGGTAGAAGCGCCAACCCTTGATGGACTGGTGAAAATGTCCATTCCTCCCGGAGTCAGAACCGGACAAAGATTCCGCTTGGCGAATAAAGGGTATCCCGTGGAAAATGGTAAACGCGGCGACCAATTGGTAGAGATTCAGATAGTGACGCCGAAAAAAATTAGTCCTGAAGAACAGGAACTCTACGAAAAGTTACGACAAATTGAAACCTTCAAACCCCGTGCTGATTTATTGAGTTAG